The proteins below come from a single Synechococcus sp. WH 8101 genomic window:
- the thrC gene encoding threonine synthase, which produces MQDWPGLIEAYRSWLPVSDATPVVTLREGATPLIPVPSIAERIGRGVKVFVKYDGLNPTGSFKDRGMTMAISKAKEAGCEAVICASTGNTSAAAAAYARRAGMRAFVLIPDGYVAQGKLAQALVYGAEVLAIRGNFDRALDIVREASDRYPVTLVNSVNPYRLQGQKTAAFEVIEALGDAPDWLCIPMGNAGNITAYWMGFQEYHQAGRSRTLPRMMGFQASGSAPLVSNTTVEDPHTIATAIRIGNPVNREKAIAARTASNGAFLDVTDAEIVAAYKLLGGQEGVFCEPASAASVAGLLKRKEELPAGATVVCVLTGNGLKDPDCAINNNDAAFHTDLDPDLGTVARVMGF; this is translated from the coding sequence ATGCAGGACTGGCCCGGCCTGATCGAGGCCTATCGGAGCTGGCTGCCGGTCAGTGATGCCACACCGGTGGTGACCTTGCGCGAAGGCGCCACCCCCTTGATTCCCGTTCCATCGATCGCCGAGCGGATCGGGCGGGGCGTGAAGGTGTTCGTGAAATACGACGGTCTCAATCCAACCGGGTCCTTTAAGGACCGCGGCATGACCATGGCGATCAGCAAGGCCAAGGAAGCGGGCTGCGAAGCGGTGATCTGTGCCAGCACCGGCAACACCTCAGCCGCTGCCGCCGCCTACGCCCGCCGCGCCGGCATGCGGGCCTTCGTGCTGATCCCCGATGGCTACGTGGCCCAGGGGAAATTGGCACAAGCCCTGGTGTATGGCGCCGAGGTTCTGGCAATCCGGGGCAATTTCGATCGTGCGCTCGACATCGTGCGTGAAGCCTCCGACCGCTATCCGGTCACCCTGGTCAACTCCGTCAATCCCTACCGGTTGCAGGGCCAGAAAACCGCGGCGTTCGAAGTGATCGAAGCCTTGGGTGATGCGCCGGACTGGCTCTGTATCCCGATGGGCAACGCCGGCAACATCACCGCCTACTGGATGGGCTTTCAGGAGTATCACCAGGCCGGTCGTAGCCGCACCCTGCCACGGATGATGGGCTTCCAGGCCAGCGGATCTGCCCCCTTGGTGAGCAACACCACGGTGGAGGATCCCCACACCATCGCCACGGCGATCCGCATCGGCAATCCCGTGAACCGGGAGAAAGCGATCGCCGCTCGCACCGCCAGCAACGGCGCCTTTCTCGATGTGACCGACGCGGAGATCGTGGCGGCCTACAAACTGCTGGGAGGCCAGGAGGGCGTGTTCTGCGAACCGGCCAGCGCCGCCTCCGTGGCCGGATTGCTCAAACGCAAGGAGGAGCTTCCCGCCGGAGCAACCGTGGTCTGCGTGCTCACCGGCAATGGCCTGAAGGATCCCGACTGCGCCATCAACAACAACGATGCCGCCTTCCATACCGACCTGGATCCGGATCTGGGCACCGTGGCCCGCGTCATGGGCTTCTGA